A single genomic interval of Mangifera indica cultivar Alphonso chromosome 5, CATAS_Mindica_2.1, whole genome shotgun sequence harbors:
- the LOC123215501 gene encoding CBL-interacting serine/threonine-protein kinase 9 isoform X2 yields the protein MSAKVSAARTRVGKYEMGRTLGEGSFAKVKFAKNVETGEFVAIKIVDRDHVRRHKMVEQAKKGRLKEDEARRYFQQLINAVDYCHSRGVYHRDLKPENLLLDSHGVLKISDFGLSAFSQQVREDGLLHTACGTPNYVAPEVLNNKGYDGRTSDVWSCGVILFVLMAGFLPFEGSNLGMLYRKISKADFTCPSWFSNAAKKFIKRILDPNPVTRITIPQILKDEWFIKGYKPPQFDKEEDVNLDDVDAVFNDSKEHLVTERKEKPVSMNAFELISRAQGFSLENLFEKQTGLVKRETRFSSQRPANEIMSKIEEAAKPLGFNVRKGNYKMKLQGDKSGRKGQLSVATEVFEVAPSLHIVEVRKTGGDTLEFHKFYKNFSTGLKDVVWKTEENTQELRAENK from the exons ATGAGTGCCAAAGTGTCTGCGGCAAGGACACGTGTCGGGAAATATGAGATGGGGAGAACCCTTGGTGAAGGCAGCTTCGCCAAGGTTAAGTTCGCCAAGAATGTGGAGACCGGAGAGTTCGTAGCCATTAAAATTGTGGACCGTGATCATGTCCGCCGTCACAAGATGGTGGAACAG GCCAAGAAGGGAAGACTTAAAGAGGATGAAGCCAGGAGATACTTCCAGCAGCTCATTAATGCTGTAGACTACTGTCATAGTAGAGGGGTCTACCACAGAGATTTGAAG CCTGAGAATCTTCTTCTGGACTCACATGGTGTTcttaaaatttcagattttggtTTAAGTGCGTTTTCACAACAAGTTCGG GAAGATGGACTACTTCACACTGCCTGTGGAACCCCAAATTATGTTGCTCCTGAG GTGCTCAATAACAAAGGTTATGATGGAAGAACATCTGATGTTTGGTCTTGTGGAGTCATTCTCTTTGTACTTATGGCCGGATTCTTGCCTTTTGAGGGGTCTAATCTTGGAATGTTGTATAGAAAA ATATCCAAGGCTGACTTCACTTGTCCATCATGGTTTTCAAATGCCGCTAAGAAATTTATAAAGCGTATTCTTGACCCAAACCCCGTTACA AGAATAACTATTCCTCAAATTTTAAAGGATGAATGGTTTATTAAGGGATACAAACCACCGCAATTTGATAAGGAAGAGGACGTGAATCTTGATGATGTAGATGCTGTTTTTAATGACTCCAAG GAACATCTTGTAACAGAAAGGAAAGAGAAGCCTGTATCAATGAATGCTTTCGAGCTAATCTCCAGGGCACAGGGCTTCAGCCTTGAAAATTTGTTTGAGAAGCAGACG GGTCTTGTGAAGCGAGAAACCCGATTTTCTTCCCAGCGCCCTGCCAATGAAATCATGTCTAAAATAGAGGAAGCTGCAAAGCCTCTGGGCTTCAATGTTCGCAAGGGAAACTATAAG ATGAAGTTGCAAGGTGATAAAAGTGGAAGGAAAGGCCAACTCTCTGTAGCGACAGAG gTGTTTGAAGTAGCTCCCTCCTTGCATATTGTTGAGGTTCGCAAAACTGGTGGTGACACATTAGAGTTTCACAAG TTCTACAAAAATTTTTCGACAGGACTGAAAGATGTTGTTTGGAAAACTGAAGAAAATACACAAGAATTGAGAG
- the LOC123215501 gene encoding CBL-interacting serine/threonine-protein kinase 9 isoform X3, translating to MSAKVSAARTRVGKYEMGRTLGEGSFAKVKFAKNVETGEFVAIKIVDRDHVRRHKMVEQIKREISTMKLIKHPNVIKIIEVMASKTKIYIILEFIDGGELFDKIAKKGRLKEDEARRYFQQLINAVDYCHSRGVYHRDLKPENLLLDSHGVLKISDFGLSAFSQQVREDGLLHTACGTPNYVAPEVLNNKGYDGRTSDVWSCGVILFVLMAGFLPFEGSNLGMLYRKISKADFTCPSWFSNAAKKFIKRILDPNPVTRITIPQILKDEWFIKGYKPPQFDKEEDVNLDDVDAVFNDSKEHLVTERKEKPVSMNAFELISRAQGFSLENLFEKQTGLVKRETRFSSQRPANEIMSKIEEAAKPLGFNVRKGNYKMKLQGDKSGRKGQLSVATEVFEVAPSLHIVEVRKTGGDTLEFHKFYKNFSTGLKDVVWKTEENTQELRAENK from the exons ATGAGTGCCAAAGTGTCTGCGGCAAGGACACGTGTCGGGAAATATGAGATGGGGAGAACCCTTGGTGAAGGCAGCTTCGCCAAGGTTAAGTTCGCCAAGAATGTGGAGACCGGAGAGTTCGTAGCCATTAAAATTGTGGACCGTGATCATGTCCGCCGTCACAAGATGGTGGAACAG ataaaaagagaaatatcaACAATGAAGTTGATCAAGCATccaaatgttattaaaattattgag GTTATGGCTAGTAAAACAAAGATCTATATCATTCTCGAGTTTATTGATGGGGGTGAGCTCTTCGATAAAATT GCCAAGAAGGGAAGACTTAAAGAGGATGAAGCCAGGAGATACTTCCAGCAGCTCATTAATGCTGTAGACTACTGTCATAGTAGAGGGGTCTACCACAGAGATTTGAAG CCTGAGAATCTTCTTCTGGACTCACATGGTGTTcttaaaatttcagattttggtTTAAGTGCGTTTTCACAACAAGTTCGG GAAGATGGACTACTTCACACTGCCTGTGGAACCCCAAATTATGTTGCTCCTGAG GTGCTCAATAACAAAGGTTATGATGGAAGAACATCTGATGTTTGGTCTTGTGGAGTCATTCTCTTTGTACTTATGGCCGGATTCTTGCCTTTTGAGGGGTCTAATCTTGGAATGTTGTATAGAAAA ATATCCAAGGCTGACTTCACTTGTCCATCATGGTTTTCAAATGCCGCTAAGAAATTTATAAAGCGTATTCTTGACCCAAACCCCGTTACA AGAATAACTATTCCTCAAATTTTAAAGGATGAATGGTTTATTAAGGGATACAAACCACCGCAATTTGATAAGGAAGAGGACGTGAATCTTGATGATGTAGATGCTGTTTTTAATGACTCCAAG GAACATCTTGTAACAGAAAGGAAAGAGAAGCCTGTATCAATGAATGCTTTCGAGCTAATCTCCAGGGCACAGGGCTTCAGCCTTGAAAATTTGTTTGAGAAGCAGACG GGTCTTGTGAAGCGAGAAACCCGATTTTCTTCCCAGCGCCCTGCCAATGAAATCATGTCTAAAATAGAGGAAGCTGCAAAGCCTCTGGGCTTCAATGTTCGCAAGGGAAACTATAAG ATGAAGTTGCAAGGTGATAAAAGTGGAAGGAAAGGCCAACTCTCTGTAGCGACAGAG gTGTTTGAAGTAGCTCCCTCCTTGCATATTGTTGAGGTTCGCAAAACTGGTGGTGACACATTAGAGTTTCACAAG TTCTACAAAAATTTTTCGACAGGACTGAAAGATGTTGTTTGGAAAACTGAAGAAAATACACAAGAATTGAGAG
- the LOC123215501 gene encoding CBL-interacting serine/threonine-protein kinase 9 isoform X1 has protein sequence MSAKVSAARTRVGKYEMGRTLGEGSFAKVKFAKNVETGEFVAIKIVDRDHVRRHKMVEQIKREISTMKLIKHPNVIKIIEVMASKTKIYIILEFIDGGELFDKIAKKGRLKEDEARRYFQQLINAVDYCHSRGVYHRDLKPENLLLDSHGVLKISDFGLSAFSQQVREDGLLHTACGTPNYVAPEVLNNKGYDGRTSDVWSCGVILFVLMAGFLPFEGSNLGMLYRKISKADFTCPSWFSNAAKKFIKRILDPNPVTRITIPQILKDEWFIKGYKPPQFDKEEDVNLDDVDAVFNDSKEHLVTERKEKPVSMNAFELISRAQGFSLENLFEKQTGLVKRETRFSSQRPANEIMSKIEEAAKPLGFNVRKGNYKMKLQGDKSGRKGQLSVATEVFEVAPSLHIVEVRKTGGDTLEFHKFYKNFSTGLKDVVWKTEENTQELRENK, from the exons ATGAGTGCCAAAGTGTCTGCGGCAAGGACACGTGTCGGGAAATATGAGATGGGGAGAACCCTTGGTGAAGGCAGCTTCGCCAAGGTTAAGTTCGCCAAGAATGTGGAGACCGGAGAGTTCGTAGCCATTAAAATTGTGGACCGTGATCATGTCCGCCGTCACAAGATGGTGGAACAG ataaaaagagaaatatcaACAATGAAGTTGATCAAGCATccaaatgttattaaaattattgag GTTATGGCTAGTAAAACAAAGATCTATATCATTCTCGAGTTTATTGATGGGGGTGAGCTCTTCGATAAAATT GCCAAGAAGGGAAGACTTAAAGAGGATGAAGCCAGGAGATACTTCCAGCAGCTCATTAATGCTGTAGACTACTGTCATAGTAGAGGGGTCTACCACAGAGATTTGAAG CCTGAGAATCTTCTTCTGGACTCACATGGTGTTcttaaaatttcagattttggtTTAAGTGCGTTTTCACAACAAGTTCGG GAAGATGGACTACTTCACACTGCCTGTGGAACCCCAAATTATGTTGCTCCTGAG GTGCTCAATAACAAAGGTTATGATGGAAGAACATCTGATGTTTGGTCTTGTGGAGTCATTCTCTTTGTACTTATGGCCGGATTCTTGCCTTTTGAGGGGTCTAATCTTGGAATGTTGTATAGAAAA ATATCCAAGGCTGACTTCACTTGTCCATCATGGTTTTCAAATGCCGCTAAGAAATTTATAAAGCGTATTCTTGACCCAAACCCCGTTACA AGAATAACTATTCCTCAAATTTTAAAGGATGAATGGTTTATTAAGGGATACAAACCACCGCAATTTGATAAGGAAGAGGACGTGAATCTTGATGATGTAGATGCTGTTTTTAATGACTCCAAG GAACATCTTGTAACAGAAAGGAAAGAGAAGCCTGTATCAATGAATGCTTTCGAGCTAATCTCCAGGGCACAGGGCTTCAGCCTTGAAAATTTGTTTGAGAAGCAGACG GGTCTTGTGAAGCGAGAAACCCGATTTTCTTCCCAGCGCCCTGCCAATGAAATCATGTCTAAAATAGAGGAAGCTGCAAAGCCTCTGGGCTTCAATGTTCGCAAGGGAAACTATAAG ATGAAGTTGCAAGGTGATAAAAGTGGAAGGAAAGGCCAACTCTCTGTAGCGACAGAG gTGTTTGAAGTAGCTCCCTCCTTGCATATTGTTGAGGTTCGCAAAACTGGTGGTGACACATTAGAGTTTCACAAG TTCTACAAAAATTTTTCGACAGGACTGAAAGATGTTGTTTGGAAAACTGAAGAAAATACACAAGAATTGAGAG
- the LOC123215502 gene encoding probable protein S-acyltransferase 12 — protein MKEYECFRSSSPSPFFGSASTSIRAESKLNLASNILKRLFRPRSRRYLPVVPKFGRGMDINLFKLCSGLKVIGYFMILLVAAIVAVSYYAVVVLTCGPQLFRGGVHSFLAFFIITVFHVLLVMLVWSYIMVVFWDPGSVPDNWRAVLSEERLEAGSSSISSDYAGPETLDSTLPFSDRLDGGRPVAYCDRCQNGKPPRCHHCSVCQRCVLKMDHHCVWVVNCVGACNYKFFLLFLLYTFLETTIDTLVLLPSFIEFFGKAMNHSSSPGNLAIIFLAFVLNLAFALSLLCFIVMHASLVSSNTTSIEVYEKKRAARWKYDIGRKKNFEQVFGTKKALWFLPLFSKEDLDNIPALHGLDFPTRSDV, from the exons ATGAAAGAGTATG AGTGTTTCCGATCAAGCTCACCGTCACCGTTTTTCGGAAGCGCGAGTACTTCAATTCGAGCCGAGAGTAAGCTAAACCTGGCTTCGAATATTTTGAAGCGCTTATTCCGACCGCGATCCAGAAGATACCTCCCAGTTGTCCCCAAATTTGGGAGAGGCATGGATATAAACCTGTTCAAGTTGTGTTCTGGCCTCAAAGTAATTGGCTACTTCATGATCCTGTTAGTTGCCGCAATTGTCGCCGTTTCTTATTACGCCGTTGTTGTACTTACTTGCGGGCCACAGTTGTTTCGCGGTGGAGTTCATTCGTTTCTAGCATTCTTTATAATTACAGTGTTTCATGTTCtg CTTGTAATGTTGGTTTGGAGCTATATAATGGTTGTGTTTTGGGACCCTGGCTCTGTGCCGGATAATTGGAGGGCAGTATTGTCGGAGGAGAGATTGGAAGCTGGTAGTTCTTCAATATCTTCTGATTACGCTGGACCAGAGACATTAGATTCCACACTGCCGTTTTCAGATCGATTGGATGGAGGACGGCCGGTGGCCTACTGTGACAGGTGCCAAAATGGGAAGCCGCCGCGATGCCATCATTGCTCTGTTT GCCAAAGATGTGTTCTCAAGATGGACCACCACTGTGTTTGGGTGGTAAATTGTGTTGGAGCATGCAACTAcaagttttttcttctattcTTG TTGTATACCTTTCTGGAGACAACAATAGACACTCTAGTGTTGCTTCCCAGTTTTATAGAGTTCTTTGGCAAAGCTATGAATCATTCCTCTTCTCCTGGCAATCTAGCAATCATTTTTTTGGCTTTTG TTCTTAATTTGGCGTTTGCTTTGAGTCTTCTTTGTTTCATTGTTATGCATGCATCCCTTGTATCAAGCAACACCACATCAATAGAG gtttatgagaaaaaaagagCAGCCAGATGGAAATATGACATAGGCAGGAAGAAGAATTTTGAGCAG GTTTTTGGAACAAAAAAGGCATTGTGGTTTCTACCATTATTTTCAAAAGAAGATTTAGACAACATACCTGCACTTCATGGCCTAGATTTCCCTACACGTTCTGACGTTTAG
- the LOC123217595 gene encoding GRF1-interacting factor 3-like translates to MQQPPQMMPVMPSFPPTNITTEQIQKYLDENKKLILAILDNQNLGKLAECAQYQAQLQKNLMYLAAIADAQPQAPAMPPQMVPHPAMQAGGFYMQHPQAAAMAQQPGIFSPKMPLQFGNPHQIQDPQQQLHQQHQAMLGQMGMRPVAGNNGMHPMHAESTLGVGSSAVAPSATGPNDVRIGSKQDASDAGTGADGQGSSAGGHGTGEGD, encoded by the exons ATGCAGCAGCCACCACAAATGATGCCCGTCATGCCTTCTTTTCCACCCACAAACATTACCACCGAGCAGATTCAAAAG TACCTTGATGAGAACAAAAAGTTGATTTTGGCAATTTTGGACAATCAAAATCTTGGAAAACTTGCAGAGTGTGCACA GTACCAAGCTCAGCTTCAAAAGAATTTGATGTATTTAGCTGCAATTGCTGATGCACAACCTCAGGCACCAGCTATGCCTCCCCAG ATGGTCCCACATCCTGCGATGCAAGCAGGGGGATTTTACATGCAACATCCTCAGGCTGCAGCAATGGCACAACAACCAGgaattttttcaccaaagatGCCATTACAATTCGGTAACCCTCACCAAATTCAGGATCCACAGCAACAGCTACATCAGCAACATCAAGCTATGCTAGGACAAATGGGAATGAGACCTGTTGCTGGCAACAATGGCATGCATCCCATGCATGCTGAGAGCACTCTTGGAGTTGGCAGCAGTGCAGTGGCTCCTTCAGCCACAGGCCCAAATGATGTCCGTATTGGAAGCAAGCAAGACGCTTCTGATGCTGGGACAGGTGCTGATGGTCAGGGCAGCTCAGCTGGTGGACATGGTACTGGTGAAGGAGATTAG
- the LOC123215844 gene encoding uncharacterized protein LOC123215844: MKAKEDTKERSMHRHRLHRNPTMFCLLIMLSYALGYISSRTLNSSKHTPPPPPNSPNPAIFQHTNLPTTQLDNFRVTTRCANSIPQQNTRQLIIDRLFNGTSPYSNFPPPHVTQLLRRRRIKGWGSDGAVFSRLINKVKPHVIIEVGTFLGASALHMSNLTRQLGLDTQILCVDDFRGWPGFRNRFKDIQMINGDVLLYYQFMQNVMYSNASESILPVPYSSGSALSTLCEWGVVGDLIEIDAGHDFNSAWADINRAWRILRPGGVIFGHDYFTAADNRGVRRAVNLFAKINGLQVQTDGQHWVIDSAGNG, from the coding sequence ATGAAAGCCAAAGAAGACACTAAAGAACGCTCTATGCATCGCCACCGCCTACATAGAAACCCGACGATGTTTTGTCTTCTTATCATGCTATCCTACGCCTTGGGTTACATATCCTCCCGAACTTTAAACTCTTCGAAACATACACCACCACCGCCACCAAACTCTCCCAATCCCGCAATCTTCCAACACACCAACTTGCCCACCACCCAACTCGACAACTTCCGTGTCACCACTCGCTGTGCTAACTCAATTCCCCAGCAAAACACCCGTCAACTCATTATTGATCGACTCTTCAACGGCACCTCTCCTTATTCCAATTTCCCCCCGCCACATGTGACCCAACTTCTTCGCAGAAGACGCATCAAAGGATGGGGATCAGACGGCGCTGTATTTTCGCGCCTCATTAATAAAGTCAAGCCACATGTCATTATCGAAGTTGGCACCTTTCTTGGTGCCTCGGCTCTTCACATGTCCAACTTGACCCGCCAACTCGGGCTCGATACGCAGATTCTCTGCGTGGATGATTTTCGTGGGTGGCCTGGATTTCGCAATAGGTTCAAGGACATTCAGATGATAAACGGTGACGTTTTACTCTATTACCAGTTTATGCAAAATGTCATGTACTCAAATGCATCCGAATCCATTTTGCCCGTACCGTATTCTAGCGGGTCGGCTCTATCAACCTTGTGTGAGTGGGGAGTGGTAGGTGATCTCATAGAAATTGATGCGGGTCATGATTTTAACTCAGCTTGGGCGGATATAAACCGGGCGTGGCGGATCTTGAGACCCGGTGGGGTTATTTTCGGACATGATTACTTTACCGCCGCAGATAATAGAGGGGTACGAAGAGCTGTAAATTTGTTTGCAAAAATAAACGGTCTTCAAGTGCAAACTGATGGGCAACACTGGGTGATTGATTCTGCTGGTAATGGGTAG
- the LOC123215944 gene encoding transcription factor MYC2-like — MDDLIISPSSSSSLVSLTPETPPPTLQQRLQFLVQSQPDWWAYAIFWQKSNDDDGHLMLSWGDGHFQPTKHTSLKPNNVSNHTMSSSLNLERRRVIKGIQQAFIGDQSHDIHMSMMDGSDVTDAEWFYMMSLTRSFNAGDGILGKALTTGSLVWLSGGHELQFYNCERAKEAHMHGIETLVSIPTSCGVLELGSSDFIRESWGLVQQVKSLFGSDLTAAGPIHFLDRNISFADIGIISGIQEEDMATEEKVDSEHSDSDYRLLPATNITEKKTPKKRGRKPGLGRETPLNHVEAERQRREKLNHRFYALRAVVPNVSRMDKASLLSDAVSYIKELKGKIDELESHLQRESKKVKVETSDNMDNQSTTTSVDQTRSSSGDGFNLEVEVKILGNDAMIRVQSENVNHPSAKLMGALRDLEFQLHHASMSCVNDLLLQDVVVKVPAEFKTEGAIRSAIVSRLEQ; from the coding sequence ATGGATGATCTGATAATCTctccttcttcatcttcttctctagtCTCTTTAACTCCTGAAACTCCACCTCCAACTCTCCAGCAAAGGCTTCAGTTTTTAGTCCAGAGCCAACCAGATTGGTGGGCTTATGCCATTTTCTGGCAAAAATCAAACGATGATGATGGCCACCTTATGTTGTCTTGGGGAGATGGGCATTTTCAACCCACCAAACATACATCCCTTAAACCGAACAACGTTAGCAACCACACTATGTCTTCTTCTTTAAATTTGGAGAGAAGAAGGGTCATCAAGGGAATCCAACAAGCATTCATCGGGGATCAAAGCCATGACATCCATATGTCCATGATGGACGGCAGTGATGTCACGGATGCTGAATGGTTCTACATGATGTCACTCACTCGATCCTTCAATGCTGGAGATGGTATTCTTGGAAAGGCTCTCACTACAGGTTCTTTGGTGTGGTTATCTGGGGGCCACGAATTGCAATTTTACAACTGTGAAAGAGCTAAAGAAGCACATATGCATGGCATTGAGACTTTGGTATCCATACCAACTTCATGTGGGGTTCTTGAATTGGGCTCCTCTGATTTCATCAGAGAGAGCTGGGGTCTTGTGCAGCAGGTGAAGTCTCTTTTCGGATCAGATCTCACAGCAGCCGGGCCAATTCATTTCCTCGACAGAAACATCTCTTTTGCTGATATTGGAATAATTTCCGGAATACAAGAGGAAGATATGGCCACAGAGGAGAAGGTGGATTCAGAACATTCGGATTCTGATTATCGATTACTTCCAGCCACCAATATTACAGAGAAAAAAACACCcaagaaaagaggaagaaaaccGGGTCTTGGAAGAGAAACACCCTTGAACCATGTTGAAGCAGAGAGACAGCGGCGCGAGAAGTTGAACCACCGATTCTACGCACTGAGAGCTGTGGTTCCGAATGTGTCAAGAATGGACAAAGCTTCGTTACTCTCTGATGCAGTGTCTTATATAAAAGAACTCAAGGGCAAGATAGATGAACTTGAGTCACACCTACAAAGAGAGTCGAAGAAAGTGAAGGTGGAAACTTCCGATAACATGGATAATCAGAGCACAACCACATCTGTGGATCAAACTAGGTCTAGCTCTGGTGATGGGTTCAATCTAGAAGTTGAAGTTAAAATTCTGGGCAACGATGCTATGATTAGGGTCCAATCTGAGAATGTTAATCATCCATCAGCTAAGTTAATGGGAGCTCTACGTGATCTGGAGTTTCAACTTCACCATGCCAGTATGTCATGTGTCAATGACCTCTTGCTTCAAGATGTAGTCGTTAAGGTCCCCGCAGAATTCAAAACTGAAGGAGCCATCAGATCAGCCATTGTTAGTAGACTAGAACAGTAG
- the LOC123216730 gene encoding rho GTPase-activating protein 3: MTRLFRSKSCGLIGLTEFNSAPPTPFFNHGSKNNDDGDEEEDDDEDFESEDETGGYLISRNSNSTPFISPGLRFGGGRNEGQRGNSARSHPNGNQFQILDILVAALRKSLVTCNVEREDVVSSMDISWPTEVKHVSHVTFDRFNGFLGLPTELEPEVLSRAPSASVSVFGVSAKSMQCSYDDRGNSVPTILLMMQKHLYSGGGLKAEGIFRINAENSQEEFVRNQLNKGVVPHGIDVHCLAGLIKAWLRELPTGVLDSLTPEQVMHCNTEGDCTQLVKLLPPTEAALLDWAINLMADVVQHEQYNKMNARNIAMVFAPNMTQMADPLTALIHAVQVMNFLKTLILKTIREREESAGKSRLLSSRSDSSSNMNDSHSSNISKRNSFDVTKDSSASEGPAIDKFMRATTLGRLEYETENFWRFEKKSDGEEEFESVSGSSTPVMCETGALANGYDNGDWLSLRKGVRRLCKHPVFQLGKPTKTTINLGIVNTTEGGEKHGNDMLYT, translated from the exons ATGACGCGACTCTTTCGATCTAAATCTTGCGGACTTATTGGGCTCACGGAGTTCAATTCCGCTCCTCCCACTCCATTTTTTAACCATGGCAGCAAAAACAACGACGATGGTGACGAAGAAGAAGACGACGACGAGGACTTTGAATCGGAGGATGAGACTGGTGGTTATCTTATTTCGAGAAATTCCAACTCTACCCCGTTTATAAGTCCAGGATTGAGATTCGGAGGAGGGAGAAATGAGGGGCAACGTGGTAATTCTGCACGGAGCCATCCGAACGGTAACCAATTTCAGATTCTGGATATTTTGGTGGCCGCTTTGAGGAAGTCGTTGGTTACATGCAATGTTGAAAGAGAAGATGTTGTATCTTCGATGGATATTAGTTGGCCAACTGAAGTTAAACACGTGTCACACGTGACTTTCGATAGGTTTAATGGCTTTCTTGGTTTGCCTACTGAGCTTGAGCCTGAGGTTCTAAGCAGAGCTCCCAGCGCCAG tGTAAGCGTATTTGGAGTTTCTGCCAAGTCCATGCAGTGTTCTTATGATGACAGAGGGAACAGTGTGCCAACAATTCTTCTCATGATGCAGAAACATTTATATTCAGGAGGAGGCCTTAAA GCTGAAGGAATATTCCGAATAAATGCTGAGAACAGCCAAGAAGAATTTGTGCGAAACCAACTTAACAAGGGTGTAGTGCCTCATGGAATTGATGTCCACTGTTTGGCGGGTTTGATAAAG GCATGGCTTAGAGAACTTCCAACAGGAGTACTTGATTCTCTCACACCTGAACAGGTGATGCACTGCAACACAGAAGGTGACTGCACTCAACTTGTGAAGTTACTTCCTCCAACAGAAGCTGCTCTGCTTGATTGGGCTATCAACTTGATGGCAGATGTTGTGCAGCATGAACAGTACAACAAGATGAATGCACGCAACATTGCTATGGTTTTTGCACCAAACATGACTCAG ATGGCAGATCCCTTGACTGCCTTAATTCATGCTGTGCAAGTAATGAACTTCCTTAAGACACTCATCTTAAAAACCATTCGCGAGAGGGAGGAATCAGCTGGCAAGTCTAGGTTGCTCTCATCACGTTCTGATTCATCCAGTAATATGAATGATTCCCATTCATCAAACATTAGCAAGAGGAATTCCTTTGATGTAACCAAGGATTCTTCTGCCTCTGAAGGGCCTGCCATTGACAAGTTCATGAGGGCTACCACTTTGGGTAGACTGGAATATGAAACTGAGAACTTCTGGAGATTTGAGAAGAAGAGTGATGGAGAAGAGGAATTTGAGTCTGTATCAGGTAGCAGCACGCCTGTAATGTGTGAGACGGGGGCATTAGCAAATGGATATGATAATGGAGACTGGCTAAGTTTAAGAAAAGGAGTGAGGAGGCTATGCAAACATCCTGTATTTCAGTTGGGGAAGCCAACAAAGACGACCATAAATCTTGGGATTGTAAATACTACTGAAGGGGGTGAGAAGCATGGAAATGATATGCTGTACACTTAA